From the bacterium genome, the window CCGCAGAGGTTGCGGTGCGTCCAGCCGCCGAGCAGGCGCAGGCCGTCGACGGAACCGTAGCCGACGCCGGACTCGAGCGCGGCCAGCTTGCGCTCGCGAAAGCGCCAGACGAGGCGCAGCTCCTCGACGGGCGCCGGCAGGCGCGGACCGGCGCTGGGGTCGAGGGCCTCGAGCCGGTAGTCCACCGAGCGGAAGTAGCCGCTGTCGAGCAGGTTCTGCTTGCTGCGCAGGATCTGCTCGAGGCGCAGCGGCTGGCCCGGCGCCACGTTCAGCTCGCGGCGGATCAGCTCCTCGTCCAGGCTCGCGCCCTCGAAGGCGAGGGCGGCGAGCTGGGCCGGCGGGCCCAGGTCGATGCGGTACTCGAGGTCGATCGAGTCGCGGCGCGCGTAGGCCGGCGTCTCGACGAGCGTGAGCCGGTGCTCCACGCGCCCGGCGAAGTAGCCCCGCTCCTGGAGGCTGCGCAGGATGCGGAACTCGTCCATCCCTGGCGCTTCGGGGTCGTAGGGCTGCCCCGGCTGGAGGACGAGGCGGCGCCGCAGTTCGCGCTCGGCCTCGCCGAGCCCAGGCGTGAAGCGCAGGGCGCGCAGGTAGCGGCGCTTGCCCTCGACGATGCGGATGCGGATGTCCAGCCGCTGGCGCTCGGCGTCGTAGCGCAGATCCGACTCGCCGAAGGAGCTGACGCTGACCTCGGGAAAGCCGGCGCGCCGGTAGAAGACGGCCAGGGTCGTCAGATCGCTATGCAGCCAGTCCCGGACGAAACGGGGCTGGCCGCTGAACTGGAGCAGGCGGCGCTCCCGCGTGCGCAGGAGCGCTTCGAGCTGGCCGTCGGCGAAGGTCTCGTTGCCTTCGATCTCGATCTCGCCGATGAGGGGGCGCTGGTCCGCCTCGGCGGCGGCGAGTGGCGCCGAGGCCAGGAGGGCGAGCAGGCCGGCGAGGGCGAGCCGGCGCCCGGCCCGGGCGCGCAGCCCCGCCTTTGACAGGTGCCGCCGCTCGCCGTAGACTGCCGCAGCGCGCCCTGAGCGCCTCACCCGGACCTGGACCATGATGCGATTCTTATCCCTGCCGGCGCGGCCTGTCCCCATGTTTCTTGCCCTGGCCGCCGGGCTCGGGCTGGCCCTCGCGCTGGCCGGCGGCTGCGCCGAGCAGCGCGCCGCGGCGCCCGCGCTGAGCGCCGAGGAGGAGTTCTTCGTCCAGCAGTACCTGCGGGTGGTCGAGGCGCGGCGCCTGGCCGCTCTCGGGGACTCCCTCGCCGGCGAGCGCTTCGCGCGCCTGGCCGCCAGCCTGCCCGATGACTCCCTGCGCGCCCTTGCCGGGGCGTTCAGCGCCGAGCAGCCGGAGCGCTGGCCGCTGATCTTCGAGGAGATCGTCCGCCGCAAACAGGCCCTGGAAGGCGAGCCCCCCCGCTAGCGCGCTCAGGGCAGGACGCGACCCAGGTCCAGCACGAGGATGAACAGCATCAGGCCCAGCAACAGGGCCATGCCGACCATCGTCAGGCGCAGCCGCCACTGCTCGCGCACGGGCAGCCCCACCGCTTCCAACAGCAGGAAGACCACGTGGCCGCCGTCCAGCACGGGCACGGGCAGCAGGTTGAGCAGGAAGAGCTGGGTGCTGAAGAAGGCGATGAAGCCGAGCAGGCGATCCCAGCCCCAGCGCGCCATCTCGCCGGCCACCTTCGCGATCAGGATCGGGCCGCCGACCGCGTCCTTGCTGCCCCGGAAGGTGATCTGCTTGCCCACCCACTCGAGCGTCTTGCGCGCCGTGAAGAGCACCTGCAGGCTGCCGTACTTGGCCGCCGCGAGGAGGCCGATCGGCTCCGTGCCCTCGCTGTAGGGCTCGAAGTAGATGCGCCCGGCCTCGATCACCCTGTCCTCATCCGCGGGATCGGGCACCTGGGCCAGCTCCGGCGTGATGCTGCCCGTCCGCCGCTGGCCTGCCCGCTCCCAGACGATGTCCAGCGCGCGACCGGGACTGGCGTTGACGATGGCGGCGATCTCGTCGAAGTAGGCCATGGGCCGCCCGTCCAGCTCGAGGATGCGGTCGCCCGTGGCCAGGCCGAGGCGGTCGGCGGGGCCATTCCTCAGCACCCGGCCGACGCGGTTGTCGCTGAGCACGCTCAGCCCCGTCGGGTCGAAGCGGCCCGCGCTGGCCGTGAGCGCGAGCACGAGCTCGCGGCGCTCCCCGCTGCGCTCGATCGTGAGGCGATAGTCGGCGGCGCCCCCCTCGCTGAGCCGCTCGGCGAACTCGTTCCAGTTGGCCACGGCCTCCCCGTTCAGCTCGACGACGCGATCGCCGCGCTGGACGCCCGCTCGCGCCGCCGGCGTGTCCGCGGGCGGCGCGCTGAGGATGACGTCGGGGATGATCGGAAAGCCCTGCACGGCGTAGATCCCGGTGCTGAGCGCCACCGCCAGCAGGAGGTTCGCCAGCGGGCCGGCGACGATCGCCCAGAGACGCACCGGGATCGGCCTGTTGCGGTAGAGCCTGTCCGGCGGCAGGAGCGCCTCCTCGGGCGGCGTCTCGCCCTCCCCCACCGACTCGAGCATGCCGGCCATCTTCACGTAGCCGCCGAAGGGCAGCAGGCTGAGCGCCCACTCGGTGCCGAAGCCGCGCCAGCGCAGGAGCACGGGTCCGAGGCCGATCGAGAAGCGGTGCACGTGGATGCCCGCCGAGCGCGCCGCCAGGAAGTGGCCCAGCTCGTGGACGAGCACGACGAGACCGAGCGTGAAGATCATCGCGAGGACGGTGGTGATCATGCGGTCCTTTCCAGGGCGCGCACCTGCTCGGCGGCCAGCGCCCGGGCGCGCCGGTCGGCCTCGGTGAGTGCCGGCAGATCGGCGGCCGGAGCCCAGCCGCCGGCGGCGAGCACGGACTCGACGACGGCGAGGATACCGGGAAAGCCCAGCCCGCCGGCCAGGAAGGCGTCCACGGCGACCTCGTCGGCGGCGTTGAGTGCGAGCGGCGCCGTACCGCCGGCGACCAGGGCCGCCCGGGCGAGCCCGACGGCGGGGAAGCGCGCCTCGTCCAGAGGCTCCAGGGCCAGCGTCAGGGGCGCCTCGAGGGCGAGCCGGCCGTAGTCGGCGCGCGGCCGCTCGGGGTGACTGAGCGCGGCCAGGATGGGCTGGCGCATGTCCGGCGCCGCGAGCTGACAGAGCAGAGAGGCGTCGGCGAGCTCGACGAGCGCGTGCGCCAGCGAGTCCGGATGCACGAGCACGCCAATCTGCGCCGGCGACAGCGCGAAGAGCCGCGCCGCTTCGATCACCTCGAGGCCCTTGTTCATGAGCGTCGCCGAGTCGACGCTGATCTTGGGCCCCATCCGCCAGGTCGGATGGCGCAGGGCCTGCTCCGGCGTCACGCCGGCCAGGGCACTCGCAGGCCAGGTGCGGAAGGGCCCGCCCGAGGCCGTGATCCAGACCCGCCGGACATCGGCGACGGGACGGCCCTCGAGGAGCTGGAAGAGCGCGCTGTGCTCGCTGTCCACCGGCAGCAGGCGGCCGCGGCTCGCCTGTCGCGCCGCGGCGATCAGCTGGTCGCCGCAGACCAGGGACTCCTTGTTGGCCAGCGCGAGGTCGCAGCCGGCCGCCAGGACGGCGAGCGAGACCGCCAGACCGGCGAAGCCGAGCACGCCGTTGAGCGCGATCTCCGCCGGCGTCTCGCAGAGGGCCGCGGGCGGACTGCCCGCCGGCAACAGGCGGCCGGCGAACTCCGGATGGACGGCCGCCCAGCGGCGGCGCGCCTCCGGCTCGCTGATCCAGATGCGTGCGGGGTCAAACTCGCGGATCCAGCCGGCCAGGAACTCCGTGCGCCGGTGCACGCTCAGACCGACCAGGCGGAAGTCCTGCGGCCGGTCGCGCAGGACGTCCAGCGCGCTGCCGCCGATGCTCCCGGAGGCGCCGAAGAGAAGGACCCGCTTCATGCTCAGAGAATAGCCCAGCGCAGCAGGTAGTAAAAGACGGGGATCGAGAAGAGCATGCTGTCGACGCGATCGAGGAACCCGCCGTGGCCGGGCAGGATGCGGCCGCTGTCCTTGATGGCGGCATCGCGTTTGAGGAGGGACTCGAAGAGGTCGCCGAGCTGGCCGGCGAGCGAGAGCAGCAGCCCGACGAGCGGCGCCACCCAGCCGGCGAGGAAGGGCGTCCAGAACGGCGCCAGCAGCCAGGCGCTGAGCGCCGCGCCGGCCGCGCCGCCGATGACGCCCTCGATCGACTTGCGCGGGCTCACCGGCGAGCGCAGCGAGTGGCGTCCCCAGGCGCTGCCCACGAAGTAGGCGAAGGTGTCGCCCAGCCAGGTGACGCCGGCCGCGAAGAGGAACCAGCGGCCGCCCGCGGCGGCGGGCAGACCCACACCCGCCGGCAGCTCGCGCAGGAGGATCCAGTGGCCGGGCAGCCAGGCCAGATAGAGGAGCAGCAGGATCTTCTCACCGGCGCGCTCGGTGCCGCCTTCGCAGCGCCCGCGCAGGGCGTCGGCGCCGAGCAGGCTCAGGGCGAGCAGGGTGAACAGGGCCGTCCCCGCTTCGGCGCCGCCCCAGCGGCAGGCGGCGAGGATCGCGAGCACCAGCGCGGCGATCGTGGGGAAGACGGCGCGCCGGCCGCGGGCGCGGCGCATCGCGCCGTACTCCCAGCTCGCGCGCAGGCTCCAGAGCGCCGTGAGCGCGAAGAAGATCCAGCCGCCGGCGAGACTGCCCCAGATCACGAGGGGCAGGAGCAGTGCTGCCGCCAGCAGGCGCCGGCCGAGCGCGGGCAGCTGCAGCGGCGCCTCAGAGAACCTTGCCAAAACGGCGCTCCCGGCCGAGGAAGTCGAGGATCGCTCCGTAGAGATCCTCCGCGGTGAAGTCGGGCCAGAGCGTCGGCGTGATGTGGATCTCCGCGTAGGCCAGCTGCCAGAGGCAGAAGTTGCTGATCCGCTGCTCACCGCTCGTGCGGATCAGCAGGTCGACCGGCGGCAGGTCGGGCAGGTAGAGGTAGCTGGCGAAGCGCTCCTCGTCGAGATCCTCGGGGCGTGCCGCACCGCGCGCGACGGCGGCGGCGAAGGCGCGCGCGGCGTCGACGATCTCCGCGCGGCCGCCGTAGCTGAGGGCGAGGTTCAGACGCATGCCCTGGTTGTCGGCCAGCCGGGCTTCCGCGGCCCGCAGG encodes:
- a CDS encoding phosphatidate cytidylyltransferase — protein: MSSGSATSASGSWPTRRSTSRRRSGPTSPRRISTERSSTSSAGSAVLARFSEAPLQLPALGRRLLAAALLLPLVIWGSLAGGWIFFALTALWSLRASWEYGAMRRARGRRAVFPTIAALVLAILAACRWGGAEAGTALFTLLALSLLGADALRGRCEGGTERAGEKILLLLYLAWLPGHWILLRELPAGVGLPAAAGGRWFLFAAGVTWLGDTFAYFVGSAWGRHSLRSPVSPRKSIEGVIGGAAGAALSAWLLAPFWTPFLAGWVAPLVGLLLSLAGQLGDLFESLLKRDAAIKDSGRILPGHGGFLDRVDSMLFSIPVFYYLLRWAIL
- the uppS gene encoding di-trans,poly-cis-decaprenylcistransferase; the encoded protein is MAAADTLERQIRERGGPPAHVAVIMDGNGRWARRRMLPRIMGHREGRKAVRRIVEAAAGIGIQHLTLFTFSMENWRRPDAEVKALMQFLEDVLESECAELDRNDIRLRSLGRLELLPPGTLAHLRAAEARLADNQGMRLNLALSYGGRAEIVDAARAFAAAVARGAARPEDLDEERFASYLYLPDLPPVDLLIRTSGEQRISNFCLWQLAYAEIHITPTLWPDFTAEDLYGAILDFLGRERRFGKVL
- the rseP gene encoding RIP metalloprotease RseP, producing the protein MITTVLAMIFTLGLVVLVHELGHFLAARSAGIHVHRFSIGLGPVLLRWRGFGTEWALSLLPFGGYVKMAGMLESVGEGETPPEEALLPPDRLYRNRPIPVRLWAIVAGPLANLLLAVALSTGIYAVQGFPIIPDVILSAPPADTPAARAGVQRGDRVVELNGEAVANWNEFAERLSEGGAADYRLTIERSGERRELVLALTASAGRFDPTGLSVLSDNRVGRVLRNGPADRLGLATGDRILELDGRPMAYFDEIAAIVNASPGRALDIVWERAGQRRTGSITPELAQVPDPADEDRVIEAGRIYFEPYSEGTEPIGLLAAAKYGSLQVLFTARKTLEWVGKQITFRGSKDAVGGPILIAKVAGEMARWGWDRLLGFIAFFSTQLFLLNLLPVPVLDGGHVVFLLLEAVGLPVREQWRLRLTMVGMALLLGLMLFILVLDLGRVLP
- a CDS encoding 1-deoxy-D-xylulose-5-phosphate reductoisomerase translates to MKRVLLFGASGSIGGSALDVLRDRPQDFRLVGLSVHRRTEFLAGWIREFDPARIWISEPEARRRWAAVHPEFAGRLLPAGSPPAALCETPAEIALNGVLGFAGLAVSLAVLAAGCDLALANKESLVCGDQLIAAARQASRGRLLPVDSEHSALFQLLEGRPVADVRRVWITASGGPFRTWPASALAGVTPEQALRHPTWRMGPKISVDSATLMNKGLEVIEAARLFALSPAQIGVLVHPDSLAHALVELADASLLCQLAAPDMRQPILAALSHPERPRADYGRLALEAPLTLALEPLDEARFPAVGLARAALVAGGTAPLALNAADEVAVDAFLAGGLGFPGILAVVESVLAAGGWAPAADLPALTEADRRARALAAEQVRALERTA